In Xenorhabdus ishibashii, the following are encoded in one genomic region:
- the mdtJ gene encoding multidrug/spermidine efflux SMR transporter subunit MdtJ translates to MIYWVFLILAIMTEVIGTLSMKQASVSGDFTGMIVMYTMITASYILLAVAVKKVALGVAYALWEGIGILFITTFSVVWFNESLSLMKISGLALLIAGIALIKMGEKKNQGQASNNTTKNHAVKNNPSRALNNVSNKQIREA, encoded by the coding sequence ATGATTTATTGGGTGTTTCTTATATTGGCAATTATGACAGAAGTGATTGGTACTCTGTCAATGAAACAGGCCAGCGTTTCGGGCGATTTTACAGGCATGATCGTGATGTACACCATGATCACCGCTTCTTATATTTTACTGGCAGTTGCTGTGAAAAAAGTGGCATTGGGCGTGGCTTATGCACTGTGGGAAGGTATTGGGATCTTGTTTATTACCACTTTTAGTGTGGTGTGGTTCAACGAATCACTGTCATTGATGAAAATTAGTGGATTAGCATTGTTGATAGCCGGAATTGCTTTGATCAAAATGGGAGAGAAAAAGAACCAAGGCCAAGCTTCAAACAATACAACAAAAAACCATGCAGTTAAAAATAATCCATCAAGAGCATTAAATAATGTTTCGAATAAACAAATCAGGGAGGCATGA
- the mdtI gene encoding multidrug/spermidine efflux SMR transporter subunit MdtI has protein sequence MLTQFEWWHGAFLVLAVVLEIAANILLKLSNGFQRLWIGILSLVAVLGAFSALAQAVKGIELSVAYALWGAFGIIATVAAGWIMFNQRLNFKGWSGILLLLIGMVIIKMA, from the coding sequence ATGCTAACTCAATTTGAATGGTGGCATGGGGCGTTTCTGGTTCTGGCTGTTGTTTTGGAAATTGCGGCAAATATTTTATTAAAACTATCTAATGGCTTTCAGCGCCTTTGGATCGGTATTTTATCTCTGGTTGCTGTTTTAGGCGCATTTAGTGCGTTGGCGCAGGCAGTGAAAGGAATAGAACTTTCCGTTGCTTATGCCTTATGGGGTGCATTCGGTATTATTGCTACAGTGGCGGCTGGCTGGATAATGTTTAATCAACGACTGAATTTTAAGGGATGGAGTGGTATTTTGCTGCTATTAATTGGCATGGTTATTATTAAAATGGCTTAA
- a CDS encoding RidA family protein, whose amino-acid sequence MTIKRIDPDTRWSEAVVHNGTIYYTSVPEQLDGDITEQTANTLAAIDTLLHRLGSDKSKILDATIFLADKADFAGMNTAWDAWVVAGSAPVRCTVQAALMDPKYKVEIKIIAAL is encoded by the coding sequence ATGACTATTAAACGCATTGATCCAGATACCCGTTGGTCAGAAGCGGTCGTTCACAATGGCACTATCTATTATACCAGCGTACCAGAACAACTGGATGGTGATATTACAGAGCAAACCGCCAATACTCTGGCAGCCATTGATACCCTGCTACACCGTCTTGGTTCAGATAAGAGCAAGATCTTGGACGCTACAATTTTTCTGGCGGACAAGGCCGATTTTGCAGGTATGAACACTGCCTGGGATGCATGGGTTGTTGCTGGAAGTGCTCCAGTCCGTTGTACTGTTCAAGCGGCATTGATGGATCCTAAGTATAAAGTAGAAATCAAAATTATCGCCGCTTTATAA
- a CDS encoding ATP-dependent DNA helicase → MSDDFAKNGILAKAIQGFKPRDAQREMSSAITVAIKKQQQLVVEAGTGTGKTFAYLVPALRSGKKVIISTGSKALQDQLYNRDLPTIVEALGFTGNLALLKGRSNYLCLERLEQQSIGNSQMEAEILTEVIKLKHWSDHTKEGDISTCHQVAEDSAVWPLITSTNDNCLGSDCPRYQECFVLKARRKAMEADVVIVNHHLFMADMVVKDTGFGELIPQADVVIFDEAHQIPDIASQYFGQQLSSRQLMDLSRDIIMAYRTEVRDQAQLQKSADRLSQSAQDFRLSLGENSYRGNLREALQQPQVQRSLVRLDDALELCYDVMKLSLGRSAMLDAAFERATVYRNRLKRLIDVSIPNYSYWFESYGRHFLLALTPLSVADKFSEMICEQSGSWIFTSATLSVNEQLNHFTERLGLKQAQTLLLPSPFDYQRQMLLCVPRHLPSPNQNGGAKWLARMLKPLIESNKGRCFFLCTSHQMMRSLAEEFRASMTLPVLVQGETSKTQLLAQFISAGNALLVATGSFWEGVDVRGDALSCVIIDKLPFTAPDDPLLKARIEDCQLKGGDAFLEVQLPDAVIDLKQGVGRLIRDIDDYGVVVICDNRLVLRPYGEVFLNSLPPASRTRDLSKAIAFLNSRPPRSG, encoded by the coding sequence GTGTCAGACGATTTTGCAAAAAATGGCATATTAGCCAAAGCCATACAGGGTTTCAAACCACGCGATGCCCAGCGGGAAATGTCCTCGGCTATTACAGTTGCGATTAAAAAACAGCAACAATTGGTCGTGGAAGCAGGAACGGGAACGGGTAAAACATTTGCTTATCTGGTACCTGCTTTGCGTTCCGGCAAAAAAGTGATTATTTCTACTGGTTCTAAGGCATTGCAAGATCAGCTCTACAATCGAGATCTACCCACTATTGTTGAGGCGTTAGGTTTTACAGGTAATCTTGCGCTATTAAAAGGGCGCTCAAATTATTTATGCCTTGAACGTCTTGAGCAGCAGTCAATCGGCAATTCCCAGATGGAAGCTGAAATCCTGACGGAAGTCATTAAATTGAAGCATTGGTCAGACCATACAAAAGAGGGGGATATCAGCACTTGTCATCAAGTGGCGGAAGATAGCGCTGTTTGGCCATTGATCACGAGTACTAATGACAATTGTCTTGGCAGTGATTGCCCACGTTATCAGGAATGTTTCGTTCTGAAAGCCCGTCGAAAAGCTATGGAAGCCGATGTGGTGATTGTTAACCATCACCTATTTATGGCCGATATGGTAGTTAAGGATACCGGATTTGGTGAATTAATCCCGCAAGCTGATGTAGTGATTTTCGATGAGGCTCACCAGATCCCTGATATTGCCAGCCAATATTTTGGTCAGCAATTAAGTAGCCGTCAATTGATGGATTTATCGCGGGATATCATCATGGCTTACCGTACTGAAGTGCGGGATCAGGCACAATTGCAAAAAAGTGCAGATCGTCTCAGTCAAAGTGCACAAGATTTTCGTTTGTCATTAGGTGAAAACAGCTATCGAGGTAATCTTCGTGAAGCCTTGCAACAGCCGCAAGTTCAGCGTTCACTAGTGCGGTTGGATGATGCCCTTGAGCTTTGTTATGACGTGATGAAACTCTCTTTGGGGCGTTCAGCCATGTTAGATGCGGCTTTTGAACGGGCAACGGTTTACCGCAATCGCCTTAAGCGTCTGATTGATGTCAGCATCCCCAATTACAGCTATTGGTTCGAAAGTTATGGGCGGCATTTTTTGCTGGCACTAACACCGTTATCTGTCGCCGACAAATTCAGTGAGATGATCTGTGAACAATCGGGTAGCTGGATTTTTACATCGGCAACATTGTCGGTCAATGAACAGTTAAATCATTTCACTGAACGTTTAGGGTTGAAACAAGCCCAAACATTACTCCTGCCAAGTCCATTTGATTATCAACGTCAAATGTTATTATGTGTTCCGCGTCATTTACCATCACCTAACCAAAATGGCGGTGCAAAATGGCTGGCTCGTATGTTGAAGCCTTTGATTGAAAGCAATAAAGGGCGTTGTTTTTTTCTCTGTACTTCTCACCAAATGATGCGCAGTTTGGCAGAAGAGTTTCGTGCCAGTATGACATTACCGGTCTTGGTGCAGGGTGAAACAAGTAAGACACAATTGCTGGCACAATTTATCTCTGCGGGTAATGCATTGCTGGTGGCAACCGGTAGCTTTTGGGAAGGAGTGGATGTTCGAGGTGATGCATTATCCTGTGTTATTATTGATAAATTGCCATTTACTGCACCGGATGATCCCTTGCTTAAGGCACGCATCGAGGATTGCCAACTTAAAGGTGGGGATGCTTTTCTCGAAGTCCAGCTTCCCGATGCCGTGATTGATTTGAAGCAAGGTGTAGGTCGCCTGATCCGTGATATCGACGACTATGGCGTTGTGGTTATCTGTGATAATCGATTAGTATTGCGTCCATACGGTGAGGTTTTTCTAAATAGCTTGCCGCCCGCTTCCCGTACCCGTGATTTATCAAAAGCAATTGCGTTTCTGAACTCACGCCCACCGCGCTCTGGGTAA
- the tsaB gene encoding tRNA (adenosine(37)-N6)-threonylcarbamoyltransferase complex dimerization subunit type 1 TsaB, with the protein MSTRILAIDTATEACSVALWNEGAIEAQFEISPREHTQRILPMIQAVLSKDGVSLQQLDALAFGRGPGSFTGVRIGIGIAQGLALGAELPMIGVSSLKTMAQGAFRLKGATNVLVAIDARMGEVYWGQYTRNSQGEWLGDETEAVLKPEQVQEIMSSLSGEWVIAGTGWEAYPQLLDSQLALTASDITLPHAEDMLPLAIQMWEAGEAIAVEYAEPVYLRNEVTWKKLPGR; encoded by the coding sequence ATGTCCACGCGAATTTTAGCTATTGATACTGCAACTGAAGCCTGTTCTGTTGCGCTTTGGAATGAAGGTGCTATTGAGGCACAATTTGAAATTTCCCCACGAGAGCATACCCAACGTATTTTACCAATGATTCAAGCGGTTTTATCAAAGGATGGTGTGAGTCTGCAACAATTAGATGCGTTAGCGTTTGGTCGTGGACCAGGCAGTTTTACCGGTGTACGGATTGGTATTGGCATCGCCCAAGGGTTGGCATTGGGTGCTGAATTGCCGATGATAGGAGTTTCTTCCCTGAAAACAATGGCGCAAGGGGCTTTTCGTCTAAAAGGAGCAACAAACGTTTTGGTTGCTATTGATGCGCGGATGGGGGAAGTTTATTGGGGACAATATACCCGTAATTCACAAGGTGAATGGCTGGGCGATGAAACGGAAGCGGTTTTGAAACCTGAACAAGTGCAAGAGATTATGAGCTCCTTGTCAGGCGAATGGGTAATTGCTGGAACAGGATGGGAAGCTTATCCTCAATTATTAGACAGCCAGTTAGCTCTGACAGCAAGTGACATTACTTTACCCCATGCGGAAGACATGCTGCCTCTGGCAATCCAGATGTGGGAAGCAGGGGAAGCGATAGCAGTTGAATATGCTGAACCCGTTTACTTACGCAATGAAGTGACATGGAAAAAATTGCCGGGTCGTTAA
- a CDS encoding Slp family lipoprotein → MLNGTHYRSILQAMTLLGSLILAGCVSVPDVIKGTTKAPVENLLSVKNMPELYIGHEGRFGGKVLSVLNEKNQTRLEISAMPLASNAAPRLDAPSLGRVYAYVNTFLEPSDFKDHYVTVVGLITGLKKGKVGNSPYNYIVMNATGVKRWYESHRMFFSPAVGIDPWSYYGNPYDPFWRGYSPFQSVSVETILTE, encoded by the coding sequence ATGCTTAACGGAACACACTATCGAAGCATACTGCAAGCGATGACACTATTGGGATCCCTGATACTTGCGGGCTGTGTGTCAGTTCCTGATGTTATTAAAGGAACAACTAAAGCACCGGTGGAAAATCTGCTTTCTGTCAAAAATATGCCAGAGTTATATATTGGTCATGAAGGTAGATTTGGTGGCAAAGTACTTAGTGTCTTGAATGAAAAAAACCAGACTCGATTAGAAATATCCGCCATGCCACTGGCAAGCAATGCAGCCCCACGTTTGGATGCACCATCTTTGGGACGCGTTTATGCTTACGTGAATACTTTTTTAGAACCCAGTGACTTTAAAGATCATTATGTGACTGTTGTCGGTTTGATTACTGGTCTTAAAAAAGGGAAGGTAGGCAATAGCCCATATAATTATATTGTGATGAACGCTACGGGAGTGAAACGTTGGTATGAATCTCACAGAATGTTTTTTTCTCCTGCTGTAGGAATTGATCCGTGGAGCTATTATGGCAATCCTTATGATCCATTTTGGCGCGGTTATTCGCCATTTCAATCTGTATCAGTTGAAACAATTTTAACTGAATAA
- the fadD gene encoding long-chain-fatty-acid--CoA ligase FadD, which translates to MEKVWLKHYPADVPAEIDPDRYSSLIEMFENAVVRYADQVAFINMGEVMTFRKLEERSRAFAAYLQNGLGLKQGDRVALMMPNLLQYPVALFGILRAGMVVVNVNPLYTPRELEHQLNDSGTSAIVIVSNFAHTLEKIVFNTQIKNVILTRMGDQLSRPKGTLVDFVVKYVKRLVPKYHLPDAISFRSAIHKGYRMQYVKPDVKNEDLAFLQYTGGTTGVAKGAMLTHRNMLANLEQARACYSPLLKPGQELVVTALPLYHIFALTINCLFFIELGGQNLLITNPRDVNGTVKELSRYRFTALSGVNTLFNAWLNNSEFQKINFSSLRLSVGGGMAVQRVVAEKWQNLTGRHLLEGYGLTECSPLVSANPHNLTSYSGSIGFPVASTDIKLVGDDGNEVSPGEVGEMWVRGPQVMKGYWNRLDATDEVLKDGWLATGDIASVDEKGFFRIVDRKKDMILVSGFNVYPNEIEDIVSSHPKVLESAVVGVPSENSGEIVKVFVVRKDPSLTEDELKMHCRRYLTGYKVPKIVEFRDELPKSNVGKILRRELRNEELAKADNAATH; encoded by the coding sequence TTGGAAAAAGTTTGGCTAAAACATTATCCGGCAGATGTTCCGGCAGAAATCGATCCCGACCGTTATTCGTCGCTGATTGAAATGTTTGAAAATGCTGTAGTGCGTTATGCCGATCAGGTCGCATTTATCAATATGGGCGAGGTAATGACTTTCCGTAAATTGGAAGAGCGTAGCCGTGCCTTTGCTGCCTACTTACAGAATGGCCTGGGGCTGAAACAAGGGGATCGTGTGGCATTGATGATGCCCAATTTACTGCAATACCCCGTGGCACTATTTGGTATTCTGCGTGCAGGTATGGTGGTTGTAAATGTGAATCCGCTCTACACCCCGCGTGAATTGGAACACCAGCTTAATGACAGTGGCACATCTGCCATTGTTATCGTTTCTAACTTTGCACATACCCTAGAAAAGATTGTCTTTAATACGCAAATCAAGAACGTTATTTTAACACGCATGGGTGACCAACTTTCACGACCGAAAGGGACTCTTGTTGATTTCGTCGTTAAATACGTTAAGCGGCTCGTGCCTAAATATCACTTACCGGATGCCATTTCGTTTCGTAGTGCGATCCATAAAGGCTACCGTATGCAGTATGTCAAACCGGATGTGAAAAACGAGGATTTGGCTTTTCTGCAATATACGGGAGGCACTACAGGGGTTGCGAAGGGGGCAATGCTGACTCATCGTAATATGTTGGCAAACCTCGAACAGGCCAGAGCTTGTTATTCCCCGTTATTGAAACCTGGGCAAGAATTAGTGGTAACTGCATTGCCGTTGTACCATATCTTTGCTTTGACGATAAATTGCCTGTTCTTTATTGAATTGGGCGGACAAAATTTGTTGATTACCAACCCTCGCGATGTAAACGGCACGGTCAAGGAACTATCGCGTTATCGTTTCACGGCACTATCGGGGGTTAACACGTTATTCAATGCCTGGTTGAATAATTCTGAATTCCAGAAGATTAATTTCTCCTCATTACGTTTATCTGTTGGTGGCGGCATGGCCGTACAACGAGTGGTAGCTGAAAAGTGGCAAAACCTGACAGGTCGTCATCTACTGGAAGGTTATGGATTGACGGAATGTTCTCCTTTGGTTTCAGCTAATCCACACAATTTAACTTCTTATAGTGGCAGTATTGGGTTTCCTGTTGCGTCAACAGACATCAAGTTGGTCGGGGATGATGGTAATGAAGTTTCACCGGGCGAAGTAGGTGAAATGTGGGTGCGTGGACCACAGGTAATGAAAGGTTACTGGAATCGCCTTGATGCGACGGATGAGGTGTTGAAAGATGGCTGGTTGGCAACTGGCGATATTGCCAGCGTAGATGAAAAAGGTTTTTTCCGCATTGTGGATCGGAAAAAAGACATGATTCTGGTTTCCGGGTTTAATGTCTATCCAAATGAAATCGAAGATATCGTTTCTTCCCACCCTAAAGTGTTAGAGTCCGCAGTAGTGGGTGTTCCGAGTGAAAACTCAGGAGAAATTGTCAAAGTATTTGTGGTACGCAAAGATCCCAGTTTGACTGAGGATGAACTTAAAATGCATTGCCGTCGTTACCTGACAGGGTATAAAGTGCCGAAGATCGTTGAATTCCGTGATGAGTTACCAAAATCTAATGTAGGTAAAATTCTTCGTAGAGAACTTCGCAATGAAGAATTGGCAAAAGCGGATAATGCTGCTACACATTGA
- the rnd gene encoding ribonuclease D, translating into MNYQLITTDAQLQSICEQVKKQAKIALDTEFVRIRTYYPQLGLIQLFDGEQLSLIDPLEISQWQPFRELLTDPNVLKFIHAGSEDLEVFSNSFQCLPEPMIDTQVLAAFIGHPMSCGFAALVAEYLHIELDKSESRTDWLARPLSEKQCQYAAADVYYLLPLADILMEKAEQAGYLDAAKDESNLIAQRRKEVLMPEYAYKSIGNAWQLRPRQLACLKKLAAWRLNQARERDLAVNFVIREENLWQVARYMPTSLAELDALGLSGQEIRCHGRRLLAMVAESRNIPEEECPTQIVNLVDYPGYRKAFKEIKSLVTQVGESHHFSAELLASRRQINQLLCWHWKLKLSEYQPELIRGWRGKLLAEPIAEILANYSE; encoded by the coding sequence TTGAATTATCAGTTGATTACCACCGATGCCCAATTGCAGTCAATTTGTGAGCAGGTAAAAAAACAAGCAAAAATTGCACTAGATACTGAATTTGTACGTATACGGACGTATTATCCCCAATTAGGTTTGATACAACTGTTTGATGGTGAACAGCTTTCTCTGATTGATCCCCTCGAAATTTCGCAATGGCAGCCCTTTAGGGAGTTATTGACTGATCCTAACGTATTAAAATTTATCCACGCAGGTAGTGAAGATTTAGAGGTTTTTAGTAATAGTTTCCAGTGTTTGCCTGAACCCATGATTGATACTCAGGTACTGGCTGCATTTATTGGTCATCCTATGTCTTGTGGATTTGCGGCATTGGTTGCTGAATATCTGCATATCGAATTGGATAAGAGTGAATCCCGCACTGATTGGCTGGCGAGGCCACTGAGCGAAAAGCAGTGTCAATATGCTGCGGCAGATGTTTATTATTTATTACCCCTCGCCGATATCTTGATGGAAAAAGCAGAACAGGCGGGATATCTGGATGCGGCAAAAGATGAAAGTAATCTGATCGCCCAACGCCGTAAAGAAGTGTTAATGCCGGAATATGCCTATAAGAGTATTGGTAACGCATGGCAATTGCGTCCAAGGCAATTGGCCTGTTTGAAAAAACTGGCTGCATGGCGTTTAAATCAAGCTCGTGAGCGTGATTTGGCAGTCAATTTTGTGATTCGAGAAGAAAATTTATGGCAGGTGGCCCGTTATATGCCAACTTCTTTGGCAGAATTGGACGCTTTGGGATTGAGTGGGCAAGAAATTCGTTGCCATGGTCGTCGATTGTTGGCGATGGTTGCGGAGAGTAGAAATATTCCAGAAGAAGAATGTCCAACTCAAATTGTGAATTTGGTTGATTATCCTGGTTATCGTAAGGCGTTTAAAGAAATTAAATCTTTGGTCACTCAGGTGGGGGAATCCCATCATTTCAGTGCCGAATTACTGGCTTCCCGCCGTCAAATTAATCAATTACTTTGTTGGCATTGGAAATTGAAATTATCGGAGTATCAACCTGAGTTAATCAGAGGTTGGCGAGGCAAGTTGCTGGCTGAACCTATTGCTGAAATATTGGCAAATTATTCGGAGTAG